The following are encoded in a window of Gossypium raimondii isolate GPD5lz chromosome 13, ASM2569854v1, whole genome shotgun sequence genomic DNA:
- the LOC105785062 gene encoding egg cell-secreted protein 1.3, whose protein sequence is MSISRKSLLMFLNLAFMVMFVTAGNVRQLLPPSPFAPTPGIAPFQLGEVQNCWSSLTKIQGCMTAISDSFFYGQIGAIGSACCKAITRISDDCWSKMFPFNPFFPPFLRIFCSSPTPHARPILNGISELLPPLWSRSEVEKCWSSLSNVNGCIMEIFRSLSGGTMPSPTCCNAIIKLNDDCWPKLFPFNPLFPPLLKNYCGGTAATPK, encoded by the coding sequence ATGTCGATATCAAGAAAGTCATTGCTTATGTTTCTAAATTTAGCATTCATGGTTATGTTTGTCACAGCAGGAAACGTTCGACAGCTGTTGCCACCATCTCCATTTGCGCCAACGCCGGGCATAGCACCTTTTCAGCTTGGTGAAGTGCAAAATTGTTGGTCATCCCTTACCAAGATACAAGGCTGTATGACGGCGATATCTGATTCATTTTTCTACGGACAAATAGGTGCCATTGGCTCTGCTTGTTGCAAAGCCATTACTCGTATTAGTGATGACTGTTGGTCTAAAATGTTCCCTTTCAACCCTTTTTTCCCCCCTTTTCTCAGGATCTTTTGTTCATCTCCAACACCACATGCAAGACCGATATTGAATGGCATTAGCGAACTGCTGCCGCCATTGTGGTCTCGAAGTGAAGTTGAAAAATGCTGGTCATCTCTTTCTAACGTTAATGGGTGTATTATGGAAATTTTTAGGTCACTTTCTGGTGGTACAATGCCTAGTCCTACTTGTTGCAATGCCATCATCAAACTCAATGACGATTGTTGGCCTAAATTGTTCCCTTTTAACCCACTCTTCCCTCCATTGTTGAAGAATTACTGCGGTGGCACAGCAGCAACACCTAAATGA